A region of Streptomyces cinnamoneus DNA encodes the following proteins:
- a CDS encoding helix-turn-helix domain-containing protein, protein MTEFASRAREALAARGLSMRGAARALCYDPAYLSRVLNGKQCPSPQLAGALDALVGAEGALAGLLPPGAALRVDTAPENTDSDLGHLRATVAYLLDHDNRYGGDAIAPAAVRVWKTAQRKLDTGSVPDRLKCEYLTAVAELAQVAGWLLFDAGQQDAARSAFLEARILAGHAGDRSREWFVLDLLAMQGVEHGRTGESLRIADELLSQLRLPPRVALMARVRKARALADAGHRQGALNELKAARAALEDSISPCDPSWTWWINELEIAGHEGEALRALGDDGAAVPQLQRAHDLSVEFRPSGRGVLYYKISLLSAYTAIEDWPACEAMLHSLPAVLDVVSSGRNHRRLRGALQGVTRAPHAPHWLTDLARDVASTPQLSVA, encoded by the coding sequence ATGACGGAGTTCGCGTCCCGAGCCCGCGAAGCCTTGGCAGCCAGGGGCCTGAGCATGCGCGGGGCAGCGCGTGCGCTGTGCTACGACCCGGCGTACCTCTCCCGCGTTCTCAACGGGAAGCAGTGCCCGTCACCGCAGTTGGCCGGGGCGTTGGACGCGCTGGTCGGGGCGGAAGGGGCGTTGGCCGGTCTCTTGCCGCCGGGGGCGGCTCTGCGGGTGGACACTGCGCCTGAAAACACGGACAGCGACCTCGGCCATCTGCGTGCGACCGTCGCCTACTTGCTCGACCACGACAACCGGTACGGCGGAGACGCCATCGCGCCTGCGGCCGTACGGGTGTGGAAGACCGCGCAGCGCAAGCTGGACACCGGGTCCGTGCCCGACCGGCTGAAGTGTGAATACCTGACGGCGGTTGCCGAGCTCGCGCAGGTAGCGGGCTGGTTGCTGTTCGACGCGGGGCAGCAGGACGCTGCTCGCTCGGCCTTCCTCGAAGCGCGCATACTGGCCGGGCACGCCGGGGACCGGTCGAGGGAATGGTTCGTACTGGATCTGCTGGCCATGCAGGGTGTGGAGCACGGCCGCACGGGCGAGTCGCTGCGGATCGCGGATGAGCTCTTGTCCCAGCTCCGGCTTCCGCCGCGTGTCGCATTGATGGCTCGTGTACGCAAGGCGCGGGCGCTCGCAGACGCCGGCCATCGGCAGGGCGCGCTGAACGAGCTGAAGGCCGCCAGGGCCGCGCTGGAGGATTCGATCAGCCCTTGCGATCCGTCCTGGACCTGGTGGATCAACGAACTCGAGATCGCCGGGCACGAGGGCGAAGCGCTGCGTGCACTGGGCGATGACGGCGCCGCCGTCCCCCAGCTCCAGAGGGCGCACGACTTGAGCGTGGAGTTCCGGCCCAGCGGGCGGGGCGTGCTGTACTACAAGATCTCCCTGCTGTCGGCGTACACAGCGATCGAGGACTGGCCCGCGTGTGAGGCGATGCTGCACTCCCTGCCCGCCGTACTCGATGTTGTGAGCTCCGGTCGTAACCACCGCAGGCTGCGAGGTGCCCTGCAAGGCGTGACGCGCGCTCCCCACGCCCCCCACTGGCTGACCGACCTGGCCCGCGACGTCGCGAGCACACCCCAGCTGTCAGTCGCGTGA
- a CDS encoding SMI1/KNR4 family protein, with the protein MKSADYLEAVFAMLGEATGHGANPGAWESIENSLGFGLPADYKQVLEAYGPVKLNGHLYVNHPATVRWNLGKWIRETVVAWGEVPWDDDIDGDPRPALGISEMKFGTSDGLTPIAGTDRGELIFLARGASGQEWRIFVGDGDGEFFEYSICFSEWLYRYLVGEDMAGPNSSAFYPGPVKFEGRPMSYGEETAVWYGPDRGM; encoded by the coding sequence GTGAAGAGTGCTGATTATCTTGAAGCTGTTTTCGCCATGCTTGGTGAGGCCACCGGTCATGGGGCGAACCCGGGGGCATGGGAAAGCATCGAAAACTCGCTGGGGTTCGGGCTTCCCGCCGACTATAAGCAGGTTCTTGAAGCTTATGGACCTGTGAAGCTCAACGGTCACTTGTATGTGAACCATCCGGCTACTGTTCGATGGAATCTGGGAAAGTGGATCCGTGAGACAGTGGTGGCTTGGGGAGAGGTCCCCTGGGACGACGATATCGATGGGGACCCTCGGCCTGCACTCGGTATAAGTGAGATGAAGTTCGGTACCAGCGATGGCCTGACACCTATCGCTGGTACCGATCGCGGGGAGCTGATTTTTCTAGCCAGGGGAGCGTCTGGTCAGGAGTGGCGCATCTTCGTTGGAGACGGCGACGGGGAATTTTTCGAGTACTCCATCTGCTTCTCCGAGTGGCTTTATCGGTATCTTGTCGGCGAAGACATGGCCGGTCCGAACAGCTCTGCCTTTTACCCGGGGCCGGTGAAGTTTGAGGGCCGCCCCATGAGCTATGGCGAAGAGACGGCCGTCTGGTACGGCCCGGATCGCGGGATGTAG
- a CDS encoding RHS repeat-associated core domain-containing protein, whose translation MTSWTSDGKTTTYAWDDAGNRVKAGDVPATFDEANRLLTDGAGRYGYTPRGTLSSVDTGSGKRSLTHDAFERRIADGDTRFTYDSLDRVSRNGDTAFTYDGGSNNLVSDGSSTYSRSPGGALLGSTDGTTRQRAVTDQHTDVVAGLSPDGTKVVGSTAYDPFGSVRAKSGSRSSLGFQSGWTDPSSGDVNMAARWYQPGTGRFASRDTWQLDASPSVQANRFVYGNASPLNGTDPSGHCFWDACAAELIAGAAAYGAYTTCVQYCGGLTSSLSDAVDWTRDRWNDWASDDTDSGTNEWTFELGGRIVGSIVRDYSIVRGIWRSVRSIPRSWDVDEDEGGWGGGGYDGGCIRCDGGSGGPVGTPLRNPRGTRKRHVQPPRPPRPKIDQNPNNGKNPKPAPKRPAPKPDFAPNGGWNPGDVVNAVITAAHILDLFNADSYDPSQGQWVDPNQTQTDKQGGKNGGRLRSDGQCDDGPGRSPNGHATYLPRERYYDAFEGSEQCRATGAYGVLDISDYNKGRKRPGTNTNTSTQPPGMREIDAQGHDPANGHLIPAAATGSGIDLRNLVAEYEKTNHPYLDHGVEKEVRNAIKSGNHLQISVVPHYGRAKSGIPTSIEYNYSVIETGVSRRCIIHQSPIGGTTTGDADCPRR comes from the coding sequence ATGACGTCCTGGACGAGCGACGGAAAGACCACGACCTACGCGTGGGACGACGCGGGCAACCGGGTCAAGGCCGGTGACGTCCCCGCCACCTTCGACGAGGCCAACCGCCTGCTCACGGACGGCGCCGGTCGCTACGGCTACACGCCGCGCGGCACGCTCTCGTCGGTCGACACGGGAAGCGGCAAGCGCTCGCTGACCCATGACGCCTTCGAGCGCCGCATCGCCGACGGCGACACCAGGTTCACGTACGACTCGCTCGACCGGGTGAGCCGCAACGGTGACACCGCCTTCACGTACGACGGCGGCTCCAACAACCTGGTCTCGGACGGTTCGAGCACGTACAGCCGGAGCCCCGGCGGTGCGCTGCTGGGCAGCACGGACGGCACGACCAGGCAGCGGGCGGTGACCGACCAGCACACGGACGTGGTGGCCGGCCTGTCGCCCGACGGCACGAAGGTCGTGGGCTCCACGGCCTACGACCCGTTCGGTTCGGTGCGGGCCAAGTCCGGTTCGCGCTCGTCACTGGGCTTCCAGTCCGGCTGGACGGACCCGTCGAGCGGCGACGTCAACATGGCGGCGCGCTGGTACCAGCCGGGCACGGGCCGTTTTGCCTCGCGTGACACGTGGCAGCTGGACGCTTCGCCGTCGGTTCAGGCGAACCGGTTCGTTTACGGGAACGCGTCGCCGCTGAACGGGACGGACCCCTCGGGGCACTGCTTCTGGGATGCATGTGCGGCCGAACTGATTGCTGGAGCAGCTGCATACGGCGCCTACACGACCTGCGTTCAGTACTGCGGCGGCCTGACGAGCAGTCTGAGTGACGCTGTGGACTGGACCCGGGACCGTTGGAACGATTGGGCATCCGACGACACTGATAGCGGTACGAACGAATGGACCTTCGAACTGGGCGGGAGGATCGTCGGCAGCATAGTCCGGGATTACAGCATCGTTCGCGGTATCTGGCGGTCCGTCAGGTCCATTCCTCGTTCTTGGGATGTCGATGAGGACGAAGGTGGATGGGGAGGAGGCGGATACGACGGCGGATGCATCCGGTGTGATGGCGGTTCGGGCGGGCCGGTCGGCACTCCTCTCCGCAACCCGCGGGGAACACGCAAGCGGCATGTGCAACCTCCCCGCCCCCCGCGCCCGAAGATCGACCAGAACCCCAACAACGGCAAGAACCCGAAGCCGGCCCCGAAGCGACCGGCACCGAAGCCGGACTTCGCTCCGAACGGCGGCTGGAATCCCGGCGATGTGGTCAACGCGGTCATCACTGCCGCGCACATTCTGGACCTGTTCAACGCCGACTCGTACGACCCGTCACAGGGACAGTGGGTAGACCCCAACCAGACGCAGACGGACAAGCAAGGGGGAAAGAATGGCGGTCGCTTGCGAAGTGATGGCCAGTGCGACGACGGGCCCGGAAGGAGCCCAAACGGCCACGCTACATACTTGCCGCGCGAGCGCTACTACGACGCCTTTGAGGGCAGCGAACAGTGCCGGGCTACGGGAGCTTACGGAGTGCTCGACATCAGTGACTACAACAAGGGCCGTAAGAGGCCGGGGACCAACACCAACACCTCGACCCAGCCGCCAGGTATGCGCGAGATTGATGCCCAGGGGCACGACCCGGCCAATGGTCATTTGATTCCTGCTGCCGCCACGGGTTCGGGAATCGACCTCAGGAACCTTGTTGCCGAGTACGAGAAGACTAACCACCCCTATCTCGACCATGGAGTGGAGAAGGAAGTTCGCAATGCAATCAAGTCGGGTAACCATCTGCAGATTTCTGTGGTCCCCCATTACGGAAGGGCAAAATCTGGGATTCCGACCAGCATCGAGTACAACTACTCTGTGATCGAAACAGGGGTGTCTAGGCGCTGTATCATCCATCAGTCTCCCATCGGTGGTACAACGACCGGCGACGCAGACTGCCCGAGGAGGTAG